From the Spiribacter sp. 2438 genome, one window contains:
- a CDS encoding FAD-dependent monooxygenase — MDGTRILIVGGGMVGAALAVDLGRRGIPVRVLEARPPVMPHPEEPPRLRVSALNRRSLAYLEEIGAFAGLQADRLAPFDEVMTWDVSGGGRLRFHADELGLDRLGLFLENDHLQATLLETARQLTSVQLDAPAPAVDIETTDAGPAIHVEGEGRLDPALVVAADGAASPLRDAAGIGVQEGDYDQHAIVASVDPEPAAERQTWQRFTPEGPQALLPLAGGAASLVWYVRPARARELLALTEGDFIRAMEDAMPVELGRIARLHGRGGFPIRRLHARRYWAGNTVLVGDSAHVIHPLAGQGVNLGLRDARALAEEIAEAIRQGLPPGHPPRLAAYERARRPDNHLMQSTMTAFHVGFTAPLGPLSVVRGWGMGLADRGGWVKRRVLRYALDGQ; from the coding sequence ATGGACGGCACACGCATTCTGATCGTCGGCGGGGGCATGGTCGGAGCCGCACTGGCGGTGGATCTGGGCCGCCGTGGTATTCCAGTCCGGGTCCTGGAAGCCCGCCCGCCGGTCATGCCCCATCCCGAGGAGCCGCCCCGTCTGCGGGTGTCCGCGCTGAATCGGCGCTCCCTGGCGTACCTGGAAGAGATCGGTGCCTTCGCGGGTTTGCAGGCGGATCGTCTGGCGCCCTTTGACGAGGTCATGACCTGGGATGTCAGCGGCGGTGGGCGGTTGCGATTTCATGCCGATGAACTGGGTCTGGATCGCCTTGGCCTGTTTCTCGAAAACGATCACCTGCAGGCCACGTTGCTGGAAACCGCCCGGCAACTCACCAGCGTGCAGCTGGATGCGCCGGCGCCCGCGGTGGACATCGAGACCACCGATGCCGGCCCGGCCATTCACGTGGAAGGCGAGGGCCGCCTGGACCCGGCGCTGGTGGTGGCCGCCGACGGGGCGGCTTCGCCTCTTCGGGATGCCGCCGGCATTGGGGTCCAGGAAGGCGACTACGACCAGCACGCGATCGTGGCCAGCGTCGATCCCGAGCCCGCCGCAGAGCGCCAGACTTGGCAGCGGTTTACCCCGGAGGGCCCCCAGGCGCTGTTGCCGCTGGCCGGGGGCGCTGCCTCGCTGGTCTGGTACGTCCGCCCGGCCAGGGCCCGGGAGCTGCTGGCACTGACCGAGGGCGATTTCATTCGCGCCATGGAAGATGCCATGCCCGTGGAGCTGGGGCGGATCGCGCGCCTCCACGGCCGCGGCGGATTTCCCATCCGACGGCTCCATGCCCGGCGCTACTGGGCGGGCAATACCGTGCTGGTGGGGGATTCGGCCCACGTCATTCACCCCCTGGCCGGTCAGGGGGTGAATCTGGGTCTTCGGGATGCCCGGGCCCTGGCGGAGGAGATTGCCGAGGCCATCCGCCAGGGGCTGCCCCCGGGACACCCCCCGCGGCTGGCCGCCTACGAGCGGGCCCGGCGCCCGGACAACCATCTCATGCAGTCCACCATGACGGCTTTTCATGTGGGTTTTACCGCGCCCCTGGGGCCGCTGAGCGTGGTCCGTGGTTGGGGCATGGGACTGGCGGATCGCGGTGGCTGGGTGAAGCGCCGGGTGCTGCG